One genomic window of Spiroplasma endosymbiont of Diplazon laetatorius includes the following:
- a CDS encoding lipoprotein, with product MKKLLTLLGSVSLITTTAQMAVACSPNYDQKDKDGNSILIQFLQSIDGTAKISTNDVLAKLINKDGPKNKEKLTLDLLKMINLSILSNAKDNKDMIKEESIYTNDGLSDILVKKWDELSSAVDRQITTEKDKYKKEHGKKWEKEWNKMLVNKYSVYQDDVKSMDKDFLENKYKADILLSDSNNNASKTLLDVLLKTDQMGVEWITPDQVIRKYNALSKVIRDAGDNDQIIANYLRSDLDQIAQIKNSTVKTGEESKWENTSLTADKSDKELADAAREVIKTSVNDIKYDAPVSLNEFTISGNKTRAGFLSNSQRFFLDKWYSNQAPLAISEVVIPFSEGGSFDKGFTQESFKSKDQKDQTNSNNVLGSVEDEKVWSMWMRSNKVDQREDATVKHYDKLMTLSNSTDFTQDMRTVVYDYVLGKDASSQIAGDEDKKGIKIETADLKIETLIDKITRTKDKNFYAYNDKGQVFYVDSTGLHIVKIDGYKLLKEGQTSKNGKKQEGIVENKINNETSKELNTFKEFNKLDANAKVEALQSDGDMNNVTSNKYYKGMNTTVTNEYLHYLVNVSMLKGLQGSASSFDIMAEVKNWAQVSSASDSSSTYWATCVFDYFFKISKTISNQNEFIEKYITFEKSDNETTQETIDSTKEWFNTQLKTKQDWIGQSSSRAFYNANTKWADEIESKTVASNYPRQVIRNSWYDGKMVEKVEGLWWSPTDAGAGQTTTMTNQFVNDSIIRKNYNLVYGNIGNYYDFYKNGGAR from the coding sequence GTGAAAAAATTATTAACACTGTTAGGAAGTGTTAGTTTAATAACAACAACAGCACAAATGGCTGTTGCTTGTAGTCCAAACTACGATCAAAAAGATAAAGACGGAAACTCAATTCTTATTCAATTTTTACAATCAATAGATGGTACAGCAAAAATTAGTACAAACGATGTTCTTGCTAAATTAATTAATAAAGATGGTCCAAAAAATAAGGAAAAACTTACTTTAGACCTTTTAAAAATGATCAACCTTTCAATATTATCTAATGCAAAAGATAATAAAGATATGATCAAGGAAGAAAGTATTTATACAAACGATGGTTTATCAGACATTTTAGTTAAAAAATGAGATGAACTAAGCTCTGCTGTTGATAGACAAATCACAACAGAAAAAGATAAATACAAAAAAGAACACGGTAAAAAATGAGAAAAAGAATGAAATAAAATGCTTGTAAATAAATACAGCGTTTATCAAGATGACGTTAAATCTATGGATAAAGATTTCCTAGAAAACAAATATAAAGCAGATATCTTATTATCTGATTCAAATAATAATGCTTCAAAAACATTATTAGATGTTTTACTTAAAACTGATCAAATGGGAGTTGAATGAATAACTCCAGATCAAGTTATTAGAAAATATAACGCACTATCTAAAGTAATTCGTGATGCTGGAGATAATGACCAAATAATTGCAAATTACTTAAGATCAGATTTAGATCAAATAGCTCAAATAAAAAACTCAACTGTTAAAACAGGCGAAGAAAGTAAATGAGAAAATACATCTTTAACTGCAGATAAATCTGATAAAGAACTTGCAGATGCAGCTAGAGAAGTTATTAAAACAAGCGTAAACGATATTAAATATGATGCCCCTGTTTCATTAAATGAATTTACAATTAGTGGTAATAAAACAAGAGCTGGTTTCTTAAGTAATTCACAAAGATTCTTTTTAGATAAGTGATATAGTAACCAAGCTCCACTTGCAATAAGTGAAGTTGTAATACCTTTCTCTGAAGGTGGTTCTTTTGATAAAGGATTCACACAAGAAAGCTTTAAATCTAAAGATCAAAAAGATCAAACTAACTCAAACAATGTATTAGGTAGTGTAGAGGACGAGAAAGTTTGAAGTATGTGAATGAGATCAAACAAAGTTGATCAAAGAGAAGATGCTACAGTTAAGCACTACGATAAACTTATGACTTTAAGTAATTCAACTGACTTTACTCAAGATATGAGAACAGTTGTTTATGATTATGTTTTAGGAAAAGATGCTTCATCTCAAATAGCAGGTGATGAAGATAAAAAAGGTATTAAAATTGAAACAGCTGACCTTAAAATTGAAACATTAATAGATAAAATAACAAGAACAAAAGACAAAAACTTTTATGCATATAATGATAAGGGTCAAGTTTTCTATGTAGATTCAACTGGTCTTCACATCGTGAAGATAGATGGATATAAACTTCTAAAAGAAGGACAAACTTCTAAAAATGGAAAAAAACAAGAAGGTATTGTTGAAAACAAAATAAATAATGAAACTTCTAAGGAATTAAACACTTTTAAAGAATTTAATAAATTAGATGCAAATGCAAAAGTAGAAGCTCTTCAAAGTGATGGAGACATGAATAATGTTACATCAAACAAATACTACAAAGGTATGAACACAACTGTAACTAATGAATATTTACATTATTTAGTTAATGTTTCTATGCTTAAAGGTTTACAAGGATCAGCTTCAAGCTTTGATATAATGGCAGAAGTTAAAAATTGAGCTCAAGTTAGTTCAGCTTCAGATTCTTCTTCAACATATTGAGCAACATGTGTTTTTGATTACTTCTTTAAAATATCAAAAACTATTTCTAATCAAAATGAATTTATTGAAAAATATATAACATTTGAAAAAAGCGATAACGAAACAACACAAGAAACTATTGATAGTACAAAAGAGTGATTTAACACTCAATTAAAAACTAAACAAGATTGAATTGGACAAAGTTCATCAAGAGCATTTTATAATGCAAATACAAAATGAGCAGATGAAATAGAATCCAAAACAGTTGCAAGTAACTATCCAAGACAAGTTATTAGAAACTCATGATATGACGGAAAAATGGTTGAAAAAGTCGAAGGTCTTTGATGATCACCAACAGATGCTGGTGCTGGTCAAACAACTACAATGACAAATCAATTTGTAAACGATTCAATAATTAGAAAAAATTATAATCTTGTTTACGGAAACATTGGGAACTATTATGATTTTTATAAAAATGGAGGTGCAAGATAA
- a CDS encoding lipoprotein: MKKLLGMLGAVSLTVASPSLVVACGTNQRITSPKLNKDLAKQLLVSISGNKDLANIDFGSMFTDAEIESVIVNMVNELLSLQYSFDSTNAMYEKLGFKNKYTSNTETGIEDAFKQRYSLESRTVAENKLFEEYTKSIKGDRLDYWSVQNNYSLNIKKDTTVKSFDGKEDIKVSKKYSSIYFGGTGASNIWRFTNELANNKNANLPEITDLTKEYSGEKKANFYVQVGENDFKEISSKTALYLRFQDYFNSKLLEDINENLLTSAYLKTNMFDIKKSKDENKGDSPYINPSSAIFNKTQTLNDKDAWKTNVKMVWTMRFDNTDPKVEVAVSDAIRELNTKIDSATGAFKFDDNGKGNTVSDVMDSITQKVSGKATIVNDTKAGYDSYFGLKGYQGLTIYNGDTSLGDSPISGKAYEANIKAWNKGAGIVKSDRGFLTKDAEDSNYADLVFVLPIYMIELLGGSDTTSTYKVKGKTVEGKEPETKEMIFSNTTGDDNIYIDRWNSIKNKELHTEDVKTLAKKPTSQEALLNEIMYAVSKDTSSSDLAKTVIYSKYLDKDEVYYAGLWDKIGTYIKSEDDKDD, from the coding sequence ATGAAAAAACTACTAGGTATGCTGGGTGCTGTTTCATTAACAGTTGCTTCCCCTTCTCTTGTTGTTGCTTGTGGTACTAATCAAAGAATTACTAGTCCTAAGTTAAACAAAGATCTTGCAAAACAATTATTAGTTTCTATTTCTGGAAATAAAGACTTAGCAAATATAGACTTTGGTTCAATGTTTACAGATGCTGAAATAGAATCAGTTATTGTAAATATGGTTAATGAACTATTATCATTACAATATTCATTTGATTCAACAAACGCAATGTATGAAAAATTAGGTTTTAAAAATAAATATACTTCTAACACAGAAACAGGAATTGAAGATGCCTTTAAACAAAGATATAGTTTAGAGTCAAGAACAGTTGCTGAAAACAAGTTATTTGAAGAATATACAAAATCAATTAAAGGTGATCGTTTAGATTACTGAAGTGTTCAAAACAACTATAGTTTAAACATTAAAAAAGATACAACTGTAAAATCATTCGATGGTAAGGAAGATATTAAAGTAAGTAAAAAGTATTCTTCTATTTACTTTGGTGGTACAGGTGCTTCAAATATTTGAAGATTTACAAATGAATTAGCAAATAACAAAAATGCTAATTTACCTGAAATAACAGATTTAACAAAGGAATATTCAGGAGAAAAAAAAGCAAACTTTTATGTACAAGTGGGCGAAAATGATTTTAAAGAAATATCTTCTAAAACAGCTTTATATTTAAGATTTCAAGACTACTTCAATTCTAAATTACTTGAAGATATCAACGAAAACTTATTAACAAGCGCTTATTTAAAAACAAATATGTTTGACATTAAAAAAAGCAAAGATGAAAACAAAGGAGACAGTCCTTACATCAACCCTTCATCAGCTATTTTCAACAAAACTCAAACATTGAATGATAAAGATGCTTGAAAAACAAATGTTAAAATGGTTTGAACAATGAGGTTTGATAATACAGATCCTAAGGTTGAAGTTGCAGTTTCAGATGCAATTAGAGAACTAAACACTAAAATTGATAGTGCTACAGGTGCATTTAAATTTGATGACAACGGAAAAGGCAACACTGTTTCAGATGTTATGGATTCTATAACACAAAAAGTTAGTGGAAAAGCAACTATAGTAAATGATACAAAAGCTGGATACGATTCATACTTTGGATTAAAAGGTTATCAAGGATTAACAATTTACAATGGAGACACTTCTTTAGGTGATAGCCCTATTTCAGGAAAAGCTTATGAAGCAAATATAAAAGCTTGAAATAAAGGAGCTGGAATTGTAAAAAGTGATAGAGGTTTCTTAACAAAAGATGCAGAAGACTCAAACTATGCTGACTTAGTATTTGTATTGCCAATTTATATGATTGAATTGTTAGGTGGATCAGATACAACAAGCACATATAAAGTAAAAGGTAAAACAGTTGAAGGCAAAGAACCCGAAACTAAAGAAATGATTTTCAGTAATACAACTGGAGATGATAATATTTACATCGATAGATGAAATAGTATTAAAAACAAAGAATTACACACAGAAGATGTAAAAACTTTAGCGAAAAAACCAACATCACAAGAAGCTTTATTAAACGAAATCATGTATGCAGTTTCAAAAGATACATCATCAAGCGATTTAGCTAAAACAGTTATCTATTCTAAATATTTAGATAAAGATGAAGTTTATTATGCAGGTCTTTGAGATAAAATTGGAACTTACATCAAAAGTGAAGATGATAAAGACGATTAA
- a CDS encoding HIT family protein encodes MDCIFCKMVNKEMDAKVIYENEYTMAFLDIFPNSDGHSLVIPKKHFENYEQTDDFYLQEVAKTKKIVAKMLREKLDAKGINYVSNQGSEAFQMVFHYHEHIVPKYIKEKGYTFKINVEPGELSDINDIYNKLK; translated from the coding sequence ATGGATTGTATATTTTGTAAAATGGTAAACAAGGAAATGGATGCAAAAGTAATATATGAAAATGAATACACAATGGCATTTTTAGATATATTTCCAAATAGTGATGGTCATTCTCTTGTAATACCAAAAAAACACTTTGAAAATTATGAACAAACAGATGACTTCTATCTTCAAGAAGTTGCCAAAACAAAGAAAATTGTAGCTAAAATGTTGAGAGAAAAACTTGATGCAAAAGGTATAAATTACGTTTCTAATCAAGGCTCTGAAGCATTTCAAATGGTATTTCACTACCATGAGCATATAGTTCCAAAATACATTAAAGAAAAAGGATATACTTTTAAAATTAATGTTGAACCTGGAGAGTTATCAGATATAAACGATATTTATAATAAATTAAAATAA
- a CDS encoding 3'-5' exoribonuclease YhaM family protein, giving the protein MINQINADSKLVTLIARIEKTILSTGNNGSNYLIINLVDMSGRIEARLWNSTDKDVEELKNGVIVKIDAATNVYRQQLQLKVNSYEVIKEEDFAKHNIKEEMFSISAPINVESNYEKLVEFINSISNEVYKKITLSIIKEYEEQFKSYPAAVSIHHNVIGGLFWHSYSLLMGAKAIKEVYKYADVDWELVYCGTILHDIGKVVEMAGKNASEYTDEGRLLGHISIGNAFVSNKAIELGLKNNRDVLKLQHVILASHGKNEYGSPVEPNLLEGVIISSLDALDARIYKINDELAKVEKGAWTGRILSEEGRSYLNHYEKKETN; this is encoded by the coding sequence ATGATCAATCAAATTAACGCAGATAGCAAACTAGTAACTTTAATAGCTAGAATAGAGAAAACTATATTATCAACTGGTAATAATGGATCAAATTATTTGATTATTAACTTAGTTGATATGTCAGGAAGAATAGAGGCTAGACTTTGAAATTCAACTGATAAAGATGTTGAAGAATTAAAAAATGGAGTAATTGTAAAAATAGATGCTGCAACAAATGTTTACAGACAACAATTACAATTAAAAGTTAACTCTTATGAAGTTATTAAAGAAGAGGATTTTGCAAAACACAACATCAAAGAAGAAATGTTTAGTATAAGTGCTCCTATAAATGTTGAATCTAACTATGAAAAACTTGTTGAATTTATAAACTCTATTTCAAATGAAGTTTATAAAAAAATTACACTATCAATAATAAAAGAATATGAAGAACAATTTAAATCATATCCAGCAGCTGTAAGTATTCACCATAACGTAATAGGGGGACTGTTTTGACATAGTTACTCATTGTTGATGGGTGCAAAAGCTATAAAAGAAGTTTATAAATATGCTGATGTGGATTGAGAATTAGTTTATTGTGGAACTATTCTTCACGACATAGGAAAAGTAGTTGAAATGGCAGGAAAAAATGCTTCAGAATATACTGATGAAGGAAGATTATTAGGTCATATTTCAATAGGTAATGCTTTTGTTTCAAACAAAGCTATTGAGCTTGGTTTAAAAAACAATAGAGATGTTTTAAAACTACAACATGTAATACTTGCAAGTCATGGTAAAAATGAATATGGATCACCAGTTGAGCCAAACTTATTAGAAGGTGTTATTATTTCATCTTTAGATGCTTTAGATGCAAGAATTTATAAGATAAATGATGAACTTGCTAAAGTTGAAAAAGGTGCTTGAACAGGAAGAATACTTTCTGAAGAGGGTAGAAGTTATCTAAATCATTATGAAAAAAAGGAAACTAATTAG